One part of the Pogoniulus pusillus isolate bPogPus1 chromosome 8, bPogPus1.pri, whole genome shotgun sequence genome encodes these proteins:
- the DPH2 gene encoding 2-(3-amino-3-carboxypropyl)histidine synthase subunit 2 isoform X1: MGGGRSGEGRGGRARIGDLRAAAGSGPREPPSCRAMATAFSSDGETALRRQLGPAAAPRGDLDSFYEMGRAAAFVREGGFCKIALQFPDELLADAVAVATQMEAATGAEVYVLGDTTYGSCCVDEVAAEHAGAEAVLHYGPACLSPCRKLPVLHIFGKQPMDVRCCAEAFRELYPDRESRVVVLSDVVYAHAMGELEQQLSPDYPNIVFSRVVCGDPPGPALPGDVRQFGRQFPVEAPGGLQDCAMFYVGAEGLALTSFMLTWNCCPFSSFDPATNCGRRETFNVNRALMRRLYLVERARDAQVVGILVGTLGVAGYLTVLQHLRELLRWAGKRSYTLAVGKPNPAKLANFLEVDIFVLVACAQNSLLDSSEFYRPVVTPYELELACNPGREWTGNYLTDFRDLLPGACAHVELPAAVHVEEAVPDISLITGEMRALHCRDPPAPQLPPSTALACRDQTQALAQISPAASFLESRSWRGLEQQLGQTPVAKAVQGRRGIAIAYEDEGRKQP, translated from the exons ATGGGGGGCGGGCGTTCCGGCGAGGGGCGGGGCGGACGAGCTCGAATCGGTGATCTCCGAGCTGCTGCCGGAAGCGGCCCTAGGGAGCCTCCCTCGTGTCGGGCCATGGCCACGGCCTTCAGCAGCGACGGCGAGACCGCGCTGCGGCGGCAGCTGGGACCAGCAGCGGCGCCGCGGGGGGACCTCGACAGCTTCTACGAGATGGGCCGGGCTGCTGCCTTCGTGCGGGAAGGCGGGTTCTGCAAG ATTGCTCTCCAGTTTCCTGACGAGCTCCTGGCGGACGCGGTGGCAGTGGCGACCCAGATGGAGGCGGCAACCGGAGCCGAAGTGTACGTCCTGGGAGATACTACGTACGGCAG CTGTTGTGTGGACGAAGTGGCCGCCGAGCACGCAGGTGCCGAGGCGGTGCTGCACTATGGCCCAGCTTGCCTCAGCCCCTGCAGAAAGCTCCCGGTGCTGCACATCTTTGGGAAGCAGCCCATGGACGTCAGGTGTTGCGCAGAGGCCTTCCGGGAGCTCTACCCAGACAGAGAGAGCCGagtggtggtgctgagtgacgTGGTCTATGCCCATGCGATGG GTGAGCTGGAACAGCAGTTGTCCCCTGACTACCCTAATATCGTCTTCTCCAGGGTGGTGTGTGGAGACCCACCTGGCCCTGCACTGCCTGGAGACGTGCGACAGTTTGGCCGCCAGTTCCCAGTGGAGGCAccaggagggctgcaggactGTGCTATGTTCTATGTGGGAGCTGAGGGCctggccctcaccagcttcatgctGACCTGGAACTGCTGCCCCTTCAGCTCCTTTGACCCTGCTACCAACTGTGGCCGCCGTGAGACCTTCAATGTCAACCGGGCCCTGATGCGACGCCTGTACCTCGTGGAGCGGGCCCGGGATGCCCAGGTGGTGGGCATCCTGGTGGGTACTCTCGGTGTGGCAGGCTACCTCACTGTGTTGCAGCACCTCCGAGAGCTTCTGCGCTGGGCTGGCAAGCGCAGCTACACGCTAGCTGTGGGGAAGCCAAACCCTGCCAAGCTGGCCAACTTCCTGGAAGTGGACATCTTTGTCCTGGTGGCCTGTGCTCAGAACTCCCTGCTGGACTCCAGCGAGTTTTACCGACCTGTTGTGACTCCCTATGAGCTAGAGCTGGCCTGTAATCCAGGCCGTGAATGGACAGGGAACTACCTCACTGACTTCCGAGACCTGCTTCCAG GTGCCTGTGCTCACGTtgagctcccagcagctgttcACGTGGAAGAGGCTGTTCCAGACATCTCGCTGATCACCGGAGAGATGCGCGCTCTCCACTGCCGTgaccccccagcccctcagctgccccccagcaccGCCCTGGCCTGCAGGGACCAGACACAGGCTCTCGCACAGATCAGCCCTGCTG CCTCCTTCCTGGAGTCCCGCAGCTGGcgtggcctggagcagcagctggggcagacaCCTGTGGCCAAGGCTGTGCAGGGTCGACGTGGGATTGCCATTGCCTATGAGGATGAGGGACGAAAGCAACCCTGA
- the DPH2 gene encoding 2-(3-amino-3-carboxypropyl)histidine synthase subunit 2 isoform X2: MGGGRSGEGRGGRARIGDLRAAAGSGPREPPSCRAMATAFSSDGETALRRQLGPAAAPRGDLDSFYEMGRAAAFVREGGFCKIALQFPDELLADAVAVATQMEAATGAEVCCVDEVAAEHAGAEAVLHYGPACLSPCRKLPVLHIFGKQPMDVRCCAEAFRELYPDRESRVVVLSDVVYAHAMGELEQQLSPDYPNIVFSRVVCGDPPGPALPGDVRQFGRQFPVEAPGGLQDCAMFYVGAEGLALTSFMLTWNCCPFSSFDPATNCGRRETFNVNRALMRRLYLVERARDAQVVGILVGTLGVAGYLTVLQHLRELLRWAGKRSYTLAVGKPNPAKLANFLEVDIFVLVACAQNSLLDSSEFYRPVVTPYELELACNPGREWTGNYLTDFRDLLPGACAHVELPAAVHVEEAVPDISLITGEMRALHCRDPPAPQLPPSTALACRDQTQALAQISPAASFLESRSWRGLEQQLGQTPVAKAVQGRRGIAIAYEDEGRKQP, translated from the exons ATGGGGGGCGGGCGTTCCGGCGAGGGGCGGGGCGGACGAGCTCGAATCGGTGATCTCCGAGCTGCTGCCGGAAGCGGCCCTAGGGAGCCTCCCTCGTGTCGGGCCATGGCCACGGCCTTCAGCAGCGACGGCGAGACCGCGCTGCGGCGGCAGCTGGGACCAGCAGCGGCGCCGCGGGGGGACCTCGACAGCTTCTACGAGATGGGCCGGGCTGCTGCCTTCGTGCGGGAAGGCGGGTTCTGCAAG ATTGCTCTCCAGTTTCCTGACGAGCTCCTGGCGGACGCGGTGGCAGTGGCGACCCAGATGGAGGCGGCAACCGGAGCCGAAGT CTGTTGTGTGGACGAAGTGGCCGCCGAGCACGCAGGTGCCGAGGCGGTGCTGCACTATGGCCCAGCTTGCCTCAGCCCCTGCAGAAAGCTCCCGGTGCTGCACATCTTTGGGAAGCAGCCCATGGACGTCAGGTGTTGCGCAGAGGCCTTCCGGGAGCTCTACCCAGACAGAGAGAGCCGagtggtggtgctgagtgacgTGGTCTATGCCCATGCGATGG GTGAGCTGGAACAGCAGTTGTCCCCTGACTACCCTAATATCGTCTTCTCCAGGGTGGTGTGTGGAGACCCACCTGGCCCTGCACTGCCTGGAGACGTGCGACAGTTTGGCCGCCAGTTCCCAGTGGAGGCAccaggagggctgcaggactGTGCTATGTTCTATGTGGGAGCTGAGGGCctggccctcaccagcttcatgctGACCTGGAACTGCTGCCCCTTCAGCTCCTTTGACCCTGCTACCAACTGTGGCCGCCGTGAGACCTTCAATGTCAACCGGGCCCTGATGCGACGCCTGTACCTCGTGGAGCGGGCCCGGGATGCCCAGGTGGTGGGCATCCTGGTGGGTACTCTCGGTGTGGCAGGCTACCTCACTGTGTTGCAGCACCTCCGAGAGCTTCTGCGCTGGGCTGGCAAGCGCAGCTACACGCTAGCTGTGGGGAAGCCAAACCCTGCCAAGCTGGCCAACTTCCTGGAAGTGGACATCTTTGTCCTGGTGGCCTGTGCTCAGAACTCCCTGCTGGACTCCAGCGAGTTTTACCGACCTGTTGTGACTCCCTATGAGCTAGAGCTGGCCTGTAATCCAGGCCGTGAATGGACAGGGAACTACCTCACTGACTTCCGAGACCTGCTTCCAG GTGCCTGTGCTCACGTtgagctcccagcagctgttcACGTGGAAGAGGCTGTTCCAGACATCTCGCTGATCACCGGAGAGATGCGCGCTCTCCACTGCCGTgaccccccagcccctcagctgccccccagcaccGCCCTGGCCTGCAGGGACCAGACACAGGCTCTCGCACAGATCAGCCCTGCTG CCTCCTTCCTGGAGTCCCGCAGCTGGcgtggcctggagcagcagctggggcagacaCCTGTGGCCAAGGCTGTGCAGGGTCGACGTGGGATTGCCATTGCCTATGAGGATGAGGGACGAAAGCAACCCTGA